aaaagttggtatgTAGCAAGATTTAGGATCatataaaactagttttttcaatttcatcacgatattaattattataagacaattataaatgttcaagtcattttctaagGTGGACTTTGTATGGAGACTATGGACAAATATTGCCCGATTTTCTCCATACTATtttagagtacttagaactaatttgtgcaaaatttaatcCGGATTGccggtaaaaaaatatatacctacacaattggtcaattcacaaggtctcttatcagtcatattgtcataatgtcttaatatatctcgactcggcagctcggcttaaccgacactTAGGCGTTCGGCGAAGGTCTCTACTGGTTGGTTaggataacacaataaacatagcatacagagtactattattttaggacactttttacttgaaaaacaataaaaaccattgtgaaatattaggacattatgacaatatgacatgataagagaccttgtgaattgaccaaatatgtttataatatagggcgtatgacttaaaaatgcttgattttgaaatatgttgaaacatttgtacaatataaatttattcaaagtattgatcgttgttagctatgaccttttcccatccttCTGGCTACATATGAATTcctagccaaaagaactgctcatcttttgatgtcaagaacgaatcaagccattagcggatactctgtttcaaagtgaagcgtatcccagagatagcGTCCTGCATcgataaaaaagtagtagtcgGATGGGATACGGTCTGGTCTATAAGTCGGGtgagcaaaacttcccaaccacttatttctaaatagtttttaatatttattgcataATGTGGACGAGTATGAATATGActgaatattacgatttcatgtctggccgaatattctgggcgtttttcaaacaaatcagttgcgttcggaacagattccctgtgatggtctggccagatatCAATAGCATATAATCGACTTCAActacgatatcttacgcttctGGTTATCATAATGGATTCATTTTGCATCATAAGTAATGATtctcttttatagcgttcaaacatcatttcggacatgcaaaatcgtggTTCAATGTTGAtacgtatggtacccaatttccctgcttttagatgaaCCTTGCTGTAAATTACATTTTCATGctcatttaataaaatattcagtTTATTAACtagtaattaattaaatatcatTAATGAAAAAATGGTCAAGTGTCTTGAAAGTTTATGTTCTCCTATATtactattttgtattactctttaTTTTACCTTACGCACATTTGTTTGTAATCGTAGTGAATTGATTACTTCCATCTCTGCTTTATAAAAACATTGATCACATATTTTTGTTCTCCTCTCTCATCGATTCTAAAGCCGGTTCAATCAAAATATGCTTGTGTGTATCTGTATATGTATGAATCAGTGATGGAATTTTAAATGTTCTATCTAACAAGtacattaatataatttaatagtgtcaaaatataattttattaatttctggATTAACTATTATTCAGTATTTACATAATTGCAATTTGAGtttgaaaatttctcaaattttctttagataaaaataaactgttacACGGTACGTACTAAgtagcattttaaaaattacaaaaaagtacaaaaataatatgcaAACAACAGAGCTAACAATAAAAATCGGTGCCACAACTCCCAtcactattaaaaatataaacaaaaataaaaatacaaccaCATTAACAATTACGATTGAGCTGAAACGTTCTTAATGATCCCCTCATAGAGGAAGACATAGATAAGAAACTcgaaataaaaaactgaaacaaaatattaaagaaacacATAATATTATGTATACCTGTATTGTTTTTCACGAATTAAATGTTtactaacttattttttttgtcaccaGTTTTAAAATAGTTTCTTCTCTAAGTGTTAATCTCTATGGTTGCCGCTTTCACTTGAGCTGTTGTTTGGTCTGCTCTTAATTTTCGTTGAAAAACATCTTCAGTCGATGTTATAAGTTGCAAACGGGAAGATGTTTACATTGCGCTGGAATTCTTATcggatttttcaatatttattgatCTTGTTTTTTGTGTCAAGAGCGGTGATTGCCGGACAAACGCCTAAAAAATGTGCAGCATTTAATGAATATGTAAGTTTTTCTTcacacacaaacaaatacatttaataaaaatataaaaaagtacctaaggatgaatacagtttttttaaaaaactaaatgtgTATACTGGATTGCATCGTAATAAgtttagttaaaatttcaagaatatCTGGTttgttaaagatatttttaaaaattatttatatttgtataagaATATGGTtgagtttgttattccgtttgtaacatctGGAAATATTGGCCAAAGATCCAAAAAGTATATGTATTCTGGgtctataaaaaattgtaagaCGATCTTGCAATTTCGTCCAAatattgatcagaaatgtttcgAATAGAAAATGGGTCAAGTAGACCCAGAGTTATGggccaaaatgtgagacaatctccaaaaaagtaaatatttttcaaaaatgttacgATATTCTTTTCTTTAGGGTCAGACTGTTGAAAATGgttagaatcggttcatgatttcttcCAGTCCCGATACAAATTTAGTCCCGTAATATGGCTCTATTGTACATAAATGCCTTTAAAGTAACAGTatcctttaaaaattaaagtaaaaataaattacaaagcGATATTTTCTTTTGATCCGTCCATATTTGAGCTTATGGGACCCCATGGGGACAAAAGtccacttcctaaaatcacttaaatatgcacaaatctcttataaatatcgatatcAGGTTAAAGCTTCACATAAATAAtccttatttatataaaaatcgctgtattgaattttatggaaatcggaccataattggtcataactcacatataaggaccacttccgaaaaactcATTAGCCaacataaatttcttataaatattgaTATCGAACCAAAATTTTCCACAGATCAGTTGTATGaatgcaaaaattatattgccCATTGCTCTCATAAAAAATCAACTTAATCGGTTGAaccagataaatgttttgatacaaaatgcacaaaaatctataaaatgtcCTGTATTACTTGCTGTATTTACTGTAGCTCAGCCGCGGATCCAGGACAACCTTTTGGGGTgtagaacaaattaaaatttgttctacacttttcttttttttaattttttaaatgaaaacttttcggtttcgTGGGgtttcctatttcaccccctctggattCGCTATAGttatttaccaaaattttaacatttgccaatttaaatgtatttttattccTTTAATAATCTCTCTATTTTAAAcctcccaaaaataaaatatacaaaagtgtcAAAATCATTGGGACTGCTGCTCGAATAGCTGTATGAGCTATATGTATCGTTGTAGCCGTGGTTACAATGTCTATCCTTATCCCTTTTTGGGTGTCAGCTATAAACCAACTGTAACCTTTGATCAAATACTTGAACAAAATTTCGGCAGCTCAAATGCTATTCCTGCTTACCAACCTAAACCTTATTTTGTTAGTCGTTTTGGTGGTCTCGATGAAGCAAGTACCACTGAAGTCCAAATTGTTCTACAAAAGAAATCGGAGGAAACTACTACCACTGCGACAACTAACAACGAATTAACTAGTACTTTGAAAAATCCAATTGAGTTGCCGGAAACCATAGCTGTAGTGGAAAATCGTTTAGGGGAGGAGCTAAATGTTACTCAGAGAAAAGATAATGCTGATGTTTTGCCAACAACCGAAGCAGCTTTAGTTACAAGCTCCACAACAAAACCACCTTGTTCGGAAATTGGTGTAAAGGTAAAGTTCAAATGATGTTTGCATGCAAATCTTGGTAATTGCAAAATTTCGAAGGAAAGTTTAGGGAtacattgaattttaatttttattctaatCTTTTTTAGTGTTACACTAATGATGAATGCTGTAGCAAACGATGCCATGGATTCTTACATCAGTGCGTTACatgaataaaacatattttttgtaattcattaaaatctaaATCCTTTGTGAATGCCTGACTAAATGCATGAATTTCTATAAACAATAATTTgtcataattttaaacaaatacagaatttttggaaaaaaataaaagttttatattcccacaaaattaaattcatcTACCATGACAGAGAAACTGGCACAGTCATTGTTTTTAATTGCCTTTAAGTACTCATAAGTAAGATTATCAATTATTAAGtactacaaatttgtttttgcaattttgcaaaatacattaagtactttcttcaaaatgtaaacaaaagattttgtaaggaatttttggaaattgctcaacgaaaaaaaataaatatttaattaagtcATTGTTAAATCACGCACAAAGTACTTGAATTGAGGCTAAACTgaagaaatatttttctgtaTGCACTTGAGTTGTTTATAAAATGATTGTGTGAATTTGTGTCAACCAAAAGTTATCAGTTGTTTAAAAGCACATCGTATATTTAGGgagacaaaaatttaaaatgtacaaattttgttttcaaagggGTGATAAATTGCCATTGGTTTACCTTCcccaattaaatatttctttaattaagaaagctaaaaaatcataatatatTGTAAACGATCACATGACCAGTTAACGATCATCTGTCAAAACTAGAATAGTAACAGCTTTAGTTTATGGTTCATACGtgcttttgtgttttttttttagaataatagAAAATCATATTTGGTATTTAACTAAGTGATTTTTATAGCTTGAATTACAAATTCGTTTAAATTGTATTTCGTTGTtcgttaatttatttttgaacgctcataaatattttaagtatttttaatttttgttcccccttttgaaaacaaacaatctgaatataaatgtttttcaaaataaacttgataacaatttaaaattaataatagctTTTTTGCCTGTTTCATAAACGATTAAATATTCAACTTTTTGTTATAACTTGATACCAAAACAATTTTGGATTTCTCAAAtcctataatttaattttcaaagtttttttaaacgaaattttacGAAATGAATTATTCTTTTTGGACTTTAATCAATACTAAGTGAATATTattaagtaagaaagtatagtcggtcaagcacgatcatatgataccctacacagAGAAGATGATTATGAACAGTTctcttttgaaatttatatatatagatgaaacttatttgagttgaattttatttaaattcgaacatttttaagaaatctatactcgttaaatGAATTTCGGATGTgggttttatatgggagctatgactaattatggaccgatcgttatagaatttggtgacatgactttttttatatatataacttatttgtattgaatttgatTTGAATACTTTTTTAAGAGATTCAATAAGcaagtaccaaattttgtcgaattatctttgaaatttcgacctgtagtttgattacaagttttaaatgaacggatggacggacatcgcttaatcgactcgcAAATCTgtgcagattggtatactttagtGTAGGGTACAAAATTCGTAAATTAGGTCTGTAAATGAAATTTAGgttttttgtaacaaatttgttaaaattaattgtttgccagttatgattttgtaatttcaacTATCTCTGGGac
The nucleotide sequence above comes from Calliphora vicina chromosome 1, idCalVici1.1, whole genome shotgun sequence. Encoded proteins:
- the LOC135959829 gene encoding uncharacterized protein LOC135959829; amino-acid sequence: MFTLRWNSYRIFQYLLILFFVSRAVIAGQTPKKCAAFNEYCQNHWDCCSNSCMSYMYRCSRGYNVYPYPFLGVSYKPTVTFDQILEQNFGSSNAIPAYQPKPYFVSRFGGLDEASTTEVQIVLQKKSEETTTTATTNNELTSTLKNPIELPETIAVVENRLGEELNVTQRKDNADVLPTTEAALVTSSTTKPPCSEIGVKCYTNDECCSKRCHGFLHQCVT